The window ATGCCCATGAAATTGAAGCCAACACCTTTGCCGTCTATTTCCTCATGCCCGACGTGTCGTTCCGCAAGGAGTGGGAGGATACCGCCGGACTGGCCTTCATCGACCGGGTCCTGAAAGTGAAACGAATTTTCCGCGTCAGTTACCTTACCGTTTTGCATCGTCTTTCGGAGGGTGACAAAGGATACGGAAAACGTTTGGAAGTTTTCCTCAGGGATTACGAAAAAAAGCACAATAGACTTCTGCTTAAGGCGGATGAACCCGAAGCCCTAGCGCAGGATGCGTTACGGGCGGGTTTTCCGGAATCAAGATCCGCCAAAGAACCGGAGAATCTCTCGCGAGCAGACTTTTTTCAGGACCGCCTGTCCATGCTGGTGCGGCGGGCCGTGGAGAATGAAACCATCAGCCTGGGGCGGGGAGCCGAAATCCTGGGGAAGTCTATGGCCGACATGCGTGAATTGGCCGCGTCCTGGATCGACTGAGGCGTGATGGTTCCCGCAACCCGGTTGCTTCTCCTGGACGCCAATGTACTCATTGATTATCGCGAATCGGATTTTTCCATTCTGTCCCTTGCCAATATATATCTTGGTAAAGTGCACATTTTGACACCCATTTTGGCTGAGGTGGGCGACCTCGATGCCGGGAAGCGTGAAGAAAGCAATCTGACGATCATTGAACCAGAGCTGGAGCATGTGTTCTCGGCTGCGGAGCGGAAGGGCCGCTTATCGTTTAACGACAGCCTCTGCCTTATAGTGGCGGCCGCGGGCGGATATACCTGTGCGACCAACGACAAGGCTTTGCGCGGGGCATGTGCTGAAACGGGTGTTCCTGTAGTCTGGGGACTGGAAATCATGGCCGAACTGGTCCGCTGCCACGCCATGACGGCTGAAGCGGCCGTCGCGGTCGCGGAAAAAATTCACTCCGTCAATCCACACCATATTCCCCTGAGACTTATTGATCGTTTCCGCCGGACAGTCACCCAGGTCACGGGAGAAACAAAGAAAGTATGAAGGAAACACTGCCTGCAGTCAGGTATCGATTGCAATAAACCCTTTGATTGTCAGCCCTTGATGGGCCAGTAATTCATCGTATTCTTGCTCAGTGATCATGTAATCACTGGGTTCCCCAAGAATGGTTTTGATCTCAGCCCCTGGCTCAAGTTCGACAGGTTTGTTTAACCAGAGCCATGTCCGGACCCGATTGGACAATTCCGAAAAGTCATTGAACTCGGGAATGATCAGTTCTCCGCTGACGGTTTTTCCATCCTTACAAACGAAATCAACGACAAGAAGTGACGGCGACCTTCACTTTGTGGGGACATATACTAAACCTGGGGATATGCTGTGGGGTGAGGATGCAATTAATCTAACCACGTACGATATACGGGTCGGAATTAACGATCCTGATTTCGCTAACTAACAAAATGCATAGTTTTTTATTAATTATCCCTATAGCTGACCCCAGTCTCGAACGGCGCGCCGGGCCGGGGCCATCTTGAGGAAAACCGATTTGATTCCGGGACGAGTCCTGAAGCTGTCCGGTCAATCAAGGCTCGTTCCTGGAGTGCCGGAAACCCGTCCGGTGCTCTCCGGCGTGGGCGGTCAGCCCAGCAACTTGCCGAACAGCATCTGG of the Candidatus Aminicenantes bacterium genome contains:
- a CDS encoding type II toxin-antitoxin system VapC family toxin encodes the protein MVPATRLLLLDANVLIDYRESDFSILSLANIYLGKVHILTPILAEVGDLDAGKREESNLTIIEPELEHVFSAAERKGRLSFNDSLCLIVAAAGGYTCATNDKALRGACAETGVPVVWGLEIMAELVRCHAMTAEAAVAVAEKIHSVNPHHIPLRLIDRFRRTVTQVTGETKKV